A single Lolium perenne isolate Kyuss_39 chromosome 6, Kyuss_2.0, whole genome shotgun sequence DNA region contains:
- the LOC127308179 gene encoding uncharacterized protein, producing the protein MAAPTATSMLSALLQFPLAPFSGKSSAPSAVQMAPRRAPTAVLASKGYNVQIVVDEGEGEDSIFRRFRREVMKAGLLQEIKRRRRHENAKDIKIRKAREAGRRNRRRRMMDDRRFPEDEGDSEAVRTRRDEDNDNWEVSGIL; encoded by the exons ATGGCCGCCCCTACCGCTACTTCCATGCTGAGCGCCCTGCTCCAGTTTCCGCTTGCTCCGTTCTCCGGGAAGAGCTCCGCGCCGTCGGCTGTCCAAATGGCTCCCCGCCGTGCCCCTACGGCCGTGCTCGCCTCGAAGGGCTACAACGTGCAGATCGTGGTGGACGAGGGGGAGGGTgaggactccatcttccgtaggtTCAGGCGGGAGGTGATGAAGGCCGGCCTGCTCCAGGAGATCAAGCGGCGCCGGAGGCACGAGAACGCCAAGGACATCAAGATCCGCAAGGCCCGCGAGGCCGGCCGCCGCAACCGCCGCAG GCGTATGATGGATGACCGCAGGTTCCCAGAAGACGAGGGGGACTCAGAGGCTGTGAGAACCCGCCGCGATGAGGACAACGACAACTGGGAAGTTAGCGGTATTCTGTGA